In Flavobacterium luteolum, the DNA window AATAACCCAAGTGGTTCTTGCGCCAGAAGTTCCTTTAGATGGAGAAGCGCCTTCTTTGCCTAATAATTCAGTAATAACAGTTTCAATAAATGGCTGTTGAATATGAAGAGGATTTTCTATCGTAATACTTTCTTTTTCTCCATTTGCATATTGAATATGAATTGGATCGTTTCCGAAAGTAGAAAAAGAGATTTTTCCTTTATCTCCTACAATTTCAGTGTTGTCATAACGTTCAAAACTTGCAAAATTCCAAATTCCTGAACCATGAATTCCGTTTTCGAATAAAAAGGACATTGAAACTGCGTCTTCTGCCGGATATGCTTTTAATTGAGAAGTTGCATGTCCGCGAACTGATTTTATTGGACCTAAAACAAAATCTAGGAAATCTAAAGTGTGGCAAGCCAAATCCACAAAGATTCCGCCTCCTGAAATATGTGGTAAAACGGTCCATGGGAGGTTAATTTCGTCATCGTAACGTGCTTCAAAAGGATGGTACAAAACACAATTGACGTGTCTGATAGTTCCTAATTTTCCCTGATCGATTATTTCTTTTATTTTTAAAAAACGAGGCAAGGCTCTTCTGTAATAAGCAACAAACAAAGGAACGTTATGTTCTTTACAGACGCTGATCATTTCGTTACATTCTTCAAATGTCAAAGCCATTGGCTTTTCCACATAAACTGGTTTTCCTGCTTTGGCGCATAAAATGGTGTATTCTTTATGAGAAGATG includes these proteins:
- a CDS encoding Gfo/Idh/MocA family protein; its protein translation is MEIIKWGIIGCGNVTEVKSGPAFQKAPNSALVAVMRRDAALAEDYAKRHNVPKWYSNAEDLINDPEVDAVYIATPPSSHKEYTILCAKAGKPVYVEKPMALTFEECNEMISVCKEHNVPLFVAYYRRALPRFLKIKEIIDQGKLGTIRHVNCVLYHPFEARYDDEINLPWTVLPHISGGGIFVDLACHTLDFLDFVLGPIKSVRGHATSQLKAYPAEDAVSMSFLFENGIHGSGIWNFASFERYDNTEIVGDKGKISFSTFGNDPIHIQYANGEKESITIENPLHIQQPFIETVITELLGKEGASPSKGTSGARTTWVIDQVLKEFRENSKL